GTTGAGACTGCCGGCGAGCCAGGACGGCTCGTCGAAGGGTTCGCCGTGGGCGACCGCCGTCTCCAGCGAACGCTCGAGGTGGACGTAGATGGCGGGGAAGGGAGCGCGGTGGTCGCAGCCCAGCCGGTCCCGGATACCCTCCAGGGTGCGGCGCGCGTCCTGCACGCAACGGATGACCGGCCCCTGGCACGCCAGGGGCCCGGCCGGGGCCGGCGCGGCGGCGGAGGCGATGCCGCCGCCCAGGGTGACGACGACCGCCATGGCGACGGCCGACCACGTACGGACTCCACGCGGCCGACGGCCCATGGCTCGCCCCTCCTCGTACCCCGGCGGCAGATGTGTCGCCTGCTGGAACGAGCCCGAAGGACGGAAGGTTACGGCCGACGGCGGGAGCACGATGCGCGTCCCACCACGGCCAGATGCCTTCCGTCCGGGCTGCATCCGAAGGGACTGCTTCCCGCGCCTGCCGTGCCGGTTGTCCCGCGACCCGCCTTCGTCACTCCGCGGACCGGGCTCCGCCGCCGTGTCCCCTGAGGTCAGGTGCGGGCCGCTGCCGCGTTGCACGCCCCCCGAGCGTCTCCGGGGTCCGTCACGCCTGCCGCCAGCATCATCCGCACACAGTTGCTGATGGGGATGGCCCCGCCCTTGGCGCCCTCGTAGCACGCCTTCTTGCGGGCGTCCCGCAGCTCGTAGTTGTGATTGAGCAGATAGTCGTAGCAGCCCTGGACGCTCTGGACGTTCCGCACCGCCGCGTCGGCCGAGGCCGCGGACGCGACGGAAAAGCCGATCAGGGCCGTCCCGGTGAGAGCTGCCGCGGACAGCATGGAGGTCAAGCGCTTCATGTCATCTCCTGGTCGGGTGTCGCGATGCGCTTCAACGCGGGCCTCCCGTATGAGCGGTATGGCCGGTCGGTCCTTCAGTGCAGCAGCCGTCGATGTCGTCGGCAAGCGCTTCGCGACATCCGACACCGAGTCGGGCGCGCCGCCTTGTGCCGGTGGTGGCCCCGGACGAGGAGGTCGGTGCGCCCCGCCCGTCGGACCCGCGCCGGAGCCACCGGTGTCCGACGCTGCGCAAACCCCCGGTCGATCACCCCGAGAAGCCCGTGGGCATCCGCGGCGCTCACCACAGCGTCCATCGGATTCCAGCAGGAGTCGCCTGGTCGCACGAGATGCCCTGGGCGGGGCTCACGCCGGGGCGTCGCCGTCCGGGGAGCCGAGGTCGGTCAGGTGGGCGGTGTCGCCCCAGGACTCGGGGTGCAGGCGCTGTCCGTCGCCGCGCCAGGACGACACCGAGGCGTTCGGGACGGGAGGGAGCCGGTCCGGCGCGGGTGCGCCGATGCCCGCGAGGACGTGGTGCAGGCCGATGACCACGGCGTCGTGCGCCACGACGAGGACCCGCCGCGAGGGCGCGGCCCGTTGCAGGTCGCTGACGAACTGGCCCACGCGCACGGCCACATCGGTCAGCGCCTCGCCGCCGGGCGGCCGGTACCACCACTCGCCGAGACGTGCACGGCGGTCGGCCTCCTCGGGCGCGCGGGCCCGCAGCGCTGCGGGGGGATGCAGCTCGAAGACGCCCATCTCCCGGTCCCGCAACCGCTCGTCGACCAGCACCGGCAGCGGCGCCGCTCCGCCCCGCCGAGCACGGTCCGCCATCGCCTGCCAGGTCTGCCGTGCCCTGGTGAAGGGCGAGCAGACCACCAAGTCCGGCCCGGTGGCGGGCGGTCGGCCGGCCAGCCAGTCGCCCAGGGCGTGGGCCTGCGCGAGGCCCAGCGGGGACAGCGGGACATCGCGGTCGCGTCCGGACACCGGCAACGCGGTGGTCCCGGACCGTTCCGCCAGGGCGAAGGCCCGGTTGGCCGTGCTCTGCCCGTGCCGTACGACCCACAGCGCGCCCAGGGCACATGGCGGCGCCAGGCTGGTGCCGGTGTCGTCGGCCGGGACGGGATGCGCCGGGGACATACCAGCCTCCTGGTCGTCTCAGTGTGGTCACTGCCGGTCTGCCGGGGTGGCCGGGCCCGTCAGCGGGCGGCCGCTCGACGTACGGTACGCCGGTCACGGCCCGCGTGCTTCTTCGGCGAGCCGCTGAGCGGAGGGCTCCCAGGCACACATCACCCGCCCAAGTGACAGCCACGGAAGGTGGCTTGTTACCGGGCGGCCACTGGTCTCGCACTCGTGACCTATATACAGAAAGGAGTTGACTGGATACGGAAAGTAGTCACATTCCGGTGCGGCTCCGCTTGTTCATGGGGAAGCATTGTCCTTGCCCTCATGGCACCAGGCCGCACCAGGCCCCCGTAGCGGCTTTCCGTGGGCCGCTGGAAGGAGGAACGAGATGGACAACCCGGAAGTGACGGTTGAGGAGTACGAGTCCCCGATGATGGTCGAACTCGGCGAGTTCGCCGAGCTGACGAACGGCATCGGTTCCCAGACCTGGGACACCATCTGGCTGTGGGACTGAGGTCCTGGCCGTGCCGGACACGCACGAGCCGGGCGGTGAGGGCGAGTTCGTCGTGCTTCCCGACCGCGACGGCGTCCGCGCCCCCACCGCTCCGGACGCCGAGGTCCTGGCCACTCATCCGTCGGGACGGCCGCTGATCGTCGGCGTACTCCACGGCGACCGGCTCCTGGTGAGCCGTACCCCCGCGGGAACCGTCGCGGTGCTGGGCTTCTGCCCGGTGGACCGGCGCCTGCTGGAGAGCCGCCTGGCCGGCTCACGGACCCCGGCGGACCTGCAGCGGGCCGCGTCGGGGCTGCCCGGCAGCCATCATGTCGTCGTCTCGTCCGGCGGAACGGTCCGCGCCTGGGGCACATTGGCCCACACCCGGCGGCTGTTCCACGGCGCGGGGCCGCTGGCGTCGAATCGCGCGGACCTCCTGGCCGTCGGCGCCACCGCGCTGGACGAGACCGCGCTGGCCCTGCGGCTGCTCCTCCCCGGTGTGCCGCACCCGCTGTCGGAGACGACCGTGTGGCGGGGTGTGCGAGCGCTGCCCGGGGACCACTTCCTCGAACTGACCCCGGACGGCAGGGCACGCACCGGGCGGCGATGGAGCCCGCCCCGCCCCGAGCTGACCCGGGCCCAGGCCGCCGTCCTGCTGCGCGAGGCTCTCTCCACCGCCGTGCACGCCCGTGTCGGGACCGGCGCGGTCGTCAGCTGCGACCTGTCCGGCGGACTCGACTCCACCCCGGTCGCCTATCTGGCGTGGCAGCGGGCCACCCGGCTCGTCGCTCTCACCCTCACGGGTCTCACCAGTGAGGACGACGACACGGCGGCGGCGGTACGAGCCGCCGGTCACATGCCGGGAGCCGACCACAGGCTGATCGGCGCGGACGGACTGCCCCATGCCCTGGAAGGCCTGTTCGACACCCGTGCCCGCCACGACGAGCCCTTCCAGGGCCTGCAGGGCGCGCGCTTCCTGGAACTGGCGCGCCTCGCCCGGTCGGCCGGCTCCCGGCTGCACCTGACGGGCCACGGCGGTGACGAGGTCCTGACGGCGCCGCCGTCGTACGTGCACACGCTGATCCGGCAACACCCCTTGTCGGCCCTCGACCACCTTTACGGGCAGCGGGGGTTGCGGCGGTGGTCGGTGCGGCAGACCTGGCAGATGGTCAGCGACCGCCGCCCGTACGGGGCGTGGCTGGCGCACAGCGCCCGGCACCTGCGCTCGCCGATGCCCGGCCAGTGGCGCGTTCCCCCGCCCCTTTGGCACCAGACCCTGCGGCTGCCCCCGTGGATCACCGCGCGGGCCGCACAGGCCGTCGCGGACGCGCTGACCGACGCGGCCCGTCATGCCCGGCCGCTGGCCGAGACCCGTACCCAGCACCTGGCGTTGGAGAACATCAGGACGTCCGGACGGATCGCCCGGCTGGTCGACCAGCTGACGGGCGAGGCGGGTGTGCGGACCGCCACGCCCTACCTCGACGACCGTGTGGTGGAGATCTGCCTGGCGACCCGCCCCGAGGAACGTTCCAGTCCCTGGGAGTTCAAACCGCTCCTGCGGGAAGCCCTGGCTGGGACCGTGCCCCGCGGAATGCTCCAGCGTTCCACGAAGAACGACATGGCCGAGGACGTCCACACCGGCCTGCGCGGTCAGCGGCGGAGGCTCGCGGCGCTGTGCGACGACTCGCGGCTGGCCCGGCTGGGACTGATCGACGCGGGGGAACTGCGCCAGGCGTGCCTGGCCCCGCAGCGGCCAGGTCCCCTGCCGGCTGCCCTCATCCTGACGCTGAACTGCGAATCCTGGCTGCGTGGCCGTGTGCCGCCCACGCCTCGCGGCGCCGTGACCGGCGGGATGGACCCGTGACACACCTACCGGAGGAACATGGTGAGGAAAGCGAGAGGTGCGGCGCTGGCGCGGCCCGGCGACCAGCGGCCCCTGACTCCGGGACGGCATCTGTGCGCGGTGCTGGCCGTCGGCGCGGCCCGCCTGCTGACGCGCCGACCGCCCCACGACGTGCGGCGCGTGCTGACCCGCTTGGCCAAGGGGGCGAGACCGGCGACCTACGACGAGGCCGCGGCGGCGCGGGCCGCGGTTCTCAGGGTGAGCGTCATGTGCGCCGGTGACGGCTGTCTCCAGCGGTCCGTGGCCATCGCCCTGCTGTGCCGAGTGCGGGGCGCGTGGCCGACGTGGCGGGTCGGGGTCCGTACGATGCCGTTCCGTGCGCACGCCTGGGTGGAGGCGGAGGGGACCGCGGTCGGGGAGAGCACCGACACCACCCTGTGGCGGCCACTGATCACTGTCGAAAGCCACTCCTGGACAGGGGGAGTCCGTCCATGACCCGGAGGGCACGACTGCACCCCCACGTGACGACCGTCGCGACCGATGACGGGCTGGTCCTGCTGGACGAGCGCGGCGGACGGTACTGGCAGCTGAACGCCACCGCCGCGGCGATCCTGGAACACCTCGCGCGGGGATCGGACCCACGCACGACCGCGGAGCACCTGGTGTCCCGTTACGGCATCGGACGCGAACAGGCGGAATCCGACGTCGACACCTTCCTCGAACGGCTCCGCTCCGCCGGTCTCCTGGACTCCGCCCCGGATGACGGCCGGACCACCGGGTAGCGGCGACTCGGATCACCTCGCCGGTAGCAGGACACGGGCCGGGTCCGCCGAGGCCGGCATCCACCGGGCCGCGACGGTGGGCGGTGGGTCGGGGAAGATGGGCGGGTCAACCGTTTCCGTCAGCGAGGAGTGTCCGCGCAGATGGCTGTCTCCGCCCCCGGCCCGAAGCCGCCGACGATCGCGGATGTCGCACGGGTCGCCGGGGTCTCGCGTACGACCGTGTCCCACGCCCTCAACGGGCGCGGCAAGGTCGACCCCAGGACGAGGGAGCGCATCCGGCAGGTCGCGGCCGACCTCGGTTACCGGCCCAATCTCCGGGCGCAGCGGCTGCGGCGCGGGCAGGCGAAGGTGATCGCGCTCGCCTCCTCGATGCCGTTCGCGGTGGCGGGCGGGCCGTCCCGGCTCGGGTTCTACATGGAGGTCGCGGCGGCCGCCGCGGAACGTGCCCTGTTGCACGACTACGCGCTCGTGCTGGTACCGCCCGTGCAATCGGGCTCGGCGCTGTACTCCGTCGACATCGACGGGGCCATCGTGGTCGAGCCGGACGTCGAGGACGCGGCGGCGGCCCAGCTGCGTGAGCGCGGGCTGCCGTATGTGGCGCTCGGCCGGCCGGTGTCGCCCGAGGAGGACTCCCCCTACGTCGATCTGCGCGGCCGGCTGGTCGCGGAGCTGCTGCTGCGGCACCTGCGCGAACAGGGTGCCGTCCGGCCGGCGCTGATGGTGGGCGCCGGTGCGCGGCACTCGTCCGTGGACGCGATCGCCGCGTACGAGCAGCTCGCCGAGGAGTACGGCTGGACACCGATCGTGGCGAGGATCGCCGAGTCCGGCGGCGAGCGGGCGGGG
This is a stretch of genomic DNA from Streptomyces rubradiris. It encodes these proteins:
- a CDS encoding histidine phosphatase family protein codes for the protein MSPAHPVPADDTGTSLAPPCALGALWVVRHGQSTANRAFALAERSGTTALPVSGRDRDVPLSPLGLAQAHALGDWLAGRPPATGPDLVVCSPFTRARQTWQAMADRARRGGAAPLPVLVDERLRDREMGVFELHPPAALRARAPEEADRRARLGEWWYRPPGGEALTDVAVRVGQFVSDLQRAAPSRRVLVVAHDAVVIGLHHVLAGIGAPAPDRLPPVPNASVSSWRGDGQRLHPESWGDTAHLTDLGSPDGDAPA
- a CDS encoding lasso RiPP family leader peptide-containing protein, encoding MDNPEVTVEEYESPMMVELGEFAELTNGIGSQTWDTIWLWD
- a CDS encoding asparagine synthase-related protein; translated protein: MPDTHEPGGEGEFVVLPDRDGVRAPTAPDAEVLATHPSGRPLIVGVLHGDRLLVSRTPAGTVAVLGFCPVDRRLLESRLAGSRTPADLQRAASGLPGSHHVVVSSGGTVRAWGTLAHTRRLFHGAGPLASNRADLLAVGATALDETALALRLLLPGVPHPLSETTVWRGVRALPGDHFLELTPDGRARTGRRWSPPRPELTRAQAAVLLREALSTAVHARVGTGAVVSCDLSGGLDSTPVAYLAWQRATRLVALTLTGLTSEDDDTAAAVRAAGHMPGADHRLIGADGLPHALEGLFDTRARHDEPFQGLQGARFLELARLARSAGSRLHLTGHGGDEVLTAPPSYVHTLIRQHPLSALDHLYGQRGLRRWSVRQTWQMVSDRRPYGAWLAHSARHLRSPMPGQWRVPPPLWHQTLRLPPWITARAAQAVADALTDAARHARPLAETRTQHLALENIRTSGRIARLVDQLTGEAGVRTATPYLDDRVVEICLATRPEERSSPWEFKPLLREALAGTVPRGMLQRSTKNDMAEDVHTGLRGQRRRLAALCDDSRLARLGLIDAGELRQACLAPQRPGPLPAALILTLNCESWLRGRVPPTPRGAVTGGMDP
- a CDS encoding lasso peptide biosynthesis B2 protein; amino-acid sequence: MVRKARGAALARPGDQRPLTPGRHLCAVLAVGAARLLTRRPPHDVRRVLTRLAKGARPATYDEAAAARAAVLRVSVMCAGDGCLQRSVAIALLCRVRGAWPTWRVGVRTMPFRAHAWVEAEGTAVGESTDTTLWRPLITVESHSWTGGVRP
- a CDS encoding lasso peptide biosynthesis PqqD family chaperone, whose product is MTRRARLHPHVTTVATDDGLVLLDERGGRYWQLNATAAAILEHLARGSDPRTTAEHLVSRYGIGREQAESDVDTFLERLRSAGLLDSAPDDGRTTG
- a CDS encoding substrate-binding domain-containing protein, yielding MAVSAPGPKPPTIADVARVAGVSRTTVSHALNGRGKVDPRTRERIRQVAADLGYRPNLRAQRLRRGQAKVIALASSMPFAVAGGPSRLGFYMEVAAAAAERALLHDYALVLVPPVQSGSALYSVDIDGAIVVEPDVEDAAAAQLRERGLPYVALGRPVSPEEDSPYVDLRGRLVAELLLRHLREQGAVRPALMVGAGARHSSVDAIAAYEQLAEEYGWTPIVARIAESGGERAGYERCAALLAEHPGIDAVCALVDAFAVGAVRAVRDSGRSVPDDVMVVTRYDGLRARTCQPPLTAVDLHLDRAASDAVELLLGRLRGDTAVPSVAVSPEPRVIARASSVRAART